GAAATACGCGATCGCAGTTCAGGACGCCATAAATCACTCCAATCGTTTGGTGTCCAGTTTAAAGAATGAAATCTGTCTCGGTTATAAAGTATAACTGTACTACCCCAGCGATAAGGCGCTGCCCAGATTTGTCCTTGGGGATCGGGTTCTCCTTGATTGTTGCGTCTAACAAGCTCTTGCCAGCGACTAGGTAACGCATTCCAATTTTGGAGTTGAGTGATGTTGAGCGGTTGAATTAATTGCTGTTGAATCGCTGTCGATAGCCAATAATCTCCTAAAGTAATCAACGCAGACGGGTTCTGGGGTCTCGCGCGGCGGCGAAAAGGTAGAGGAGACGATTGCGGTTGCTGTGTCGTATTGGCTTGCTGATGCCAAGTTTGTAGTTGTTCAAATAATTCTTGTAGTTGGGCAACAGGCGTAAACCTTGCTTGCGAGCTTTGTACTTGCTGGCGAAAGCGATCGACAACAATTGCTGGTATCGAACCACGTAGAAACTCGATTTCAAACAAGTTTCCTGTCTGTGGATGACACCCTGATAAGAGTTGTGACAGTGCTAGAGTTCCTGCCCCGAGTAAAAAAATCCGTCGCTCCATGATAATTCAACATTAAATTGTTACGCGCTTCGCTGCTCCACACCAAACCCTATCAAATCAATTATCGTCGGTATTTCATCAGTATTGACGGGTCTTTGGTATGTCACAATTGTCCGCAGCCGTAAGTTTGGTGCTATCATACGCATTTGATCGACTGCGACTGAGCGTCGGTAGTAAGTTGTCATTTCTAACGTTTGGCGTGTGGGTTGATATGTAAACCGCCCTACTGCGGTTCCCGTCTCGGAATAGCCCTCATCGCGCAAATAAAAACCTTGAATCACCTCTCCTTCTGGTTCGGTTGCCACTTGTGCGGCTACAGGAGGTGGTAATTTGACAACTGTACTTTCTTCAGAAATATACATATCTGGCACAAATAAAGCTTGCAAGCTCATTGATACTGTTTCACCTGTTTCCGAGCGAGTATTAAACGAAATTGCAAAGCCTGGCAGAGCTTCTTGTTGTACAGTCGCTAGCTGTACTTCTACTTTTACCCCTGCTTGAGCTGATAAAGTTAATATTCGTTGTTTATCTGCTAGTGTAATTGGTTCGACTTGATACTCAGTATAAGAGCGTTCGATACTACCCTGCGGCATCGAATGATAGATACGTTCTGTTGTCCATTTACCGCTACAAGCTGTAAAAAAATCTAAAAAACTAAGCATTATTTCCTATGTGAAACGTTGCCTATCTATTTTCGCTTAAGAGCCTGTAGATAGAGAGTTTTCGATCTAAAAATTGCTGTATTGATTTTTATCAATGATATATTTCTTTTTTCGTTGCTAACCTAATCTAATGAGTATTATTACTAGATAATTATCGCCTTTACGGCGATCGCATCTCGAAATTTGATTTATCTAGTTGCTAGTTAACATTTTTGTTAAAGACACAAAAACTGGCATTTATAACGATTTTCCTGGTCATATCAGCTAAATATTTAATCAATCTACACAAATCAAGATATTGCTACTCACTACTATCATTTACTTCTGTTGAGAAGCAAAAAATAATGTATCGCTTTAAAAGTAAGATTATCAAAAGTTAAATGTTTCATAAGTAGAGTTAACTTTGCTATTTTCTTGCCTAGCATAGATAGAGATAACCCTTCGGGCAATGAGGCAAGAAAGTCTATGGAACCGCTACAAAAGCAAGTCATCACATTAAGTCACAAAGTTGATACGTTATATCAAGCCATCGAGCAACTCAACGGCAGAGTTTCTGAAGCATTAACAGAGTGCCGCTTAGCGTCTGCACAAGAGGCTCAGTACTCGATACAAAATACAGCAGGACGTTATTCGACTCAAGGATACAAAGCTACTAAAACTATGGGACATAAAGACGTTATAGAAGATAGCAGCAGTATCGAGAACCAGCGTCAAAGTGGCGAGAAGGAACTTGCACCAGAAATCCAAATTCAGCGGTTAACAGCACAGCTAACGGCTGCCTATAATCGAATCGCCGCGTTGGAAGAACAACTGCTAGCACAAAGAATTCACTAGCAAGTTACGCAATGGTAATGGGTAATTGCGAATAGGTAATAGAAGTTAAACCTAAACGCCGATGACCCTTGACCAGTAAACAAAATCTTGACACTTCTTAGCACTATTAGTGCTAGATACTAGAAGCCAACAGCTTTTGAATAACGCTCTAGTAAACCTTCGATTGTCTGTAAGAGTTGAGCTTGGTGCCAATTTTGCATCAAACAAGCAGCAATACAGCAACCGCCAGCAGCTACACCTTCTTTGACATAACCCTGTTCGTAAACTTGTAGTTGAGGGTATCGAGAATTCTTAAAGCTTAATTTTGTACCGAGTAGCACTCCCCCGATCAGTTGTGCTAATTCAACAGTATTACCCGTAGGATCTTCTGCAACCCAACGAGTCGTTCCGACGACAACTGCTTCTGGTTGCCATGCGATTTCAAAAGCTTTGCCTAAGGCGTGCATCAAAGCATAGACAGCAAGCATTTGCGTACCACCAGCAAGAAGGACGCCTTGAGAACGACTCAGAGCGATCGCCATTCCCGCGACCGCAATTTGCATCGGATCGCCCACTGCAGCGATCAATACCAAAGGATCTTGCAGCGGTATTTTGTCCCAAAGATGCGCGCGCTGTAACCCTAATTTCACCAGTGTCCATTTTTGTGCGTGATTGCAAACGGGGTGACTACTATTCACTTTGCCTGCAGCGGCAATTCCTAAGCCTGTCAAAACTGCGAGTGCAGTTGTTGTACCGCCGACGACGCACTCGCCCAAAATCACATAATCCTGCGGCTGACGCGCTAGTTGTTCGCCCCAGAGGATACCTTGCTCCCACAGATGTTTCACGGTTGCCAATTTCATGGCACAGCCACGACTTAAACATTGCGCAGCTGCACCACCTAAATCAATTGTCGGGACGCTAGGGAGTTGAGGTAATCCAGCATTAAAAAGATAAATTGGTAAACCTAGTGCTTCGACAATTGCCCGCGAAATAAAAACTGGCGAAGCACCTGCTGCGAGTGGCGGTAAAGGGTATTGCGGTCGCGGCTGCGGACCATTATAGAGAAATTCGGCATCGGCGATCGCGGTATATCTTCGCGCGTGTGGCGTACTTCCTGCTGCGGAAATTCCAGGAATTAACCCTGTTTCCGTAAACCCTAAAACGCAAACTAACGCCGCCGAAGCACCGCGATAGCGTTGCAGCCATTCGTTGCCTTGTTTCTCTTGGGTGTAAACCTGAATCATGAGTAGCAGTTAGCCAGCAGCTCAAGCATCTTCTTCATAATCCATTAAAACTTGCACCCAGTGGGGCGGACGCGGAATCGAATTACCTAAGCGATCGAGGAGGAACCAAGATGCTAAGTGGACGACAAATAAATACACAATATTTTGCACAAAAACAAGCGCGATCGCGGCTGCTTCAATTAATAAAACACTTGGCTGTGCTAGCAATCCGAGTCGCAAAAAAGCCCATTCCGTGAATCTTGTTACTTGAGTGATTGTATAAACCCACAGATCTTCACCCGACAAAACGGATAATACCCAAAACCGAAAGAAAAAGCCGATGGTACCCAAAAGCGCACCTAAACTAATCGAAACGATCCAAGGTGCGCGACGATGCCATACCGCACCGAGCAATACACCCATCAGTGCAAACGGCATAATATACAAAATACCGCGTGTTGGTCCTAAAAGTACTGATAGCAGCAATCCAGAAACAGTAGTTGCCATCCAAGCCGCCCTAGCACCCCAACGCAGGTAAACTAATGCGATCGGTACCGGAAAGAAAATTCGCAACAACGGTCCTAGCGATAGATAGTAATTGATAAACCAAATTAAGCTTGCAGTACTCGCTAGAAACGCAGTTTCCACCATCTTTAACGGCGCAGCACTCTTGCTTTTTACGGCTAAAGGATGACTCACAGGTGTTTCTATATGTTTTGACGGGTATTCCTCGTTACGGCTGACGGAATCACTCATGTAATTTTTTATGTAACAATAACTTTATCTTTATTAAGAATGGAAACTCAAGGCTTTAGCTTATCTGACGCCTACATTATTAGTCGTTCTAGCGCTTTGAAATCGGGGATAGAAAGTACTTGTTGTTGGCGCAGGATCAAGCCTTTTTTCTCTAATTTTGTCAAGACTCTTGTCACTGTTTCGCGGGCTAAGCCACTCAAGCTGCTCAATTCTCGATGCGGTAAGTTGGGAATTTGGATTCCGGCTTCATCTTGTATTCCTTGTCCTTCTGCTAAAAATAGCAGCGTGTCTGCGACGCGCGATACACTATCAGATTCGCGTAGCCGCAGACGGCGATTGACTTGACGTAAGCGCCGTGCCATAAGTTGCGATAATCGAATTCCTGCTAAAGGTTCGGTTTGAACTAAGGTAATAAAATCTTGCGCGGGCATACTGCCAATTGTCGTAGGAGTGAGTGTAATTGCATCCGTCGAGCGGGGCACTTCATCTAACGCTGCCATTTCACCGAAAATTTCTGCTTTGCCCAAAATATTAAGCGTGACTTCTTTGCCGTCGAGATTGTAGGTACGAATTTTGACCCAACCTTCAAGAATAAAATAGACTGAATTTCCCCAATCATTTTCCAAAAGAATCACTTGATTGGCTGGATGCGTCCGCGTGACAAGATGCGCGATCGCTTTTTCCACAGCTGGTGCTGGCAATCCTTGAAAAAAAGGTGCCAAGTAGATTGATGGATTGACAGATGTAGGAGCATTGTGTTGATCATCCATAGATTGCATCTTACGGGCGTCTTGCTGTGGATTTGCGTTTTGATGAAAGATCTGAAAATCAAAGTTTGAGTTGCGTAACGGCGATGCGTCCTGAAAAGCAAACATCAACATCAGTGCCTGGAGTGCGATCGCGCAGGGCATACTCGCCTGCATAAAACAAATGATCTCCCTCCACACGATATTTTAATGGTAATGGTTGCGTACACGGTTCACAAAACACGACCTCTGGATCGGGGTCTCCTGGCTCTAAGTGTGGTAAGTTGACATTCCAAAACGTTCCTGACGCCAATGGGCGTTGCAGAAGATCCGCCAGCACATTTGCTGTCCAGCGCGCGGCAACATCCCAATCAACATTTCTTTTGCCTTTACGATAATGCGAAATCGCAATGCCTGGAACTCGGTGAAATGCCGCTTCTCTCACTGCTGCTACTGTTCCTGAAATATAAGTATCTGCCCCCATGTTACCCCCTGCATTTATGCCTGATAAGACAAGCTTGACATCGTCAAAAAGATGCGATATTGCTACGCGAACACAATCAGCAGGAGTGCCCGCGATCGCATATTCGGCTTGCGAGCGTTTCTCAATATGAATTGGCTGCGTTGTTGTCACTTGATGAGCGCAACCAGAGAGATGCGCTTTCGGTGCAACAATGACACCCTGACCATTCACCGCTTTGAGCAAAGCGCGAATTCCAGGAGCATCAACACCGTCGTCGTTTGTCAGAACTAAAGTCATATTTAAGAGAGGACAGAGTCAGGGAAAAGTTTAGTTTTTTAGGGTTGCGATTGAATATTAACTTTTTGTTGAGCAGGTGCATTGGTAGTATCTCAACGATTTTTGATGATTAATGCAAGATCTGAGCAATCAAATTTCTATTCTCCAAGATCCAACCTTTGACCTCTGACCCCTTTCCTTGCGGTAGTATTTTGGGATAAAAGCATTTAGTAGTTGGTGAATAGCTTAAATAAAACATATAAACTCGCTCAGGGAGAACTACCTGCGTTTAAATTTAGTTTATGTCAGCCTTCGTTTAAGCTAAAGGCTAACAGCTAATTGCTTTTTTGATTCGTCGTCTATCGGTTTAGTTCCGATGAAACTCCTCAATTCATTTTTTAATCGAATAAAATATTTACCGCGTTTGGTAGTACTACTCGTATTGATGTTGCTCGCATCGACGCTATGGATAGCGCCAGTAAAAGCCACTGGTGTCTATCAAATGCCACAAGTTAGCGCAGGCGATCGCACTTGGGTAATTGACCAAGCCGAAGTGATCAGCCGTATTAATGAAGGCAAAATTGGTAGCGCTTTGGAAAACTTAGCAAAAAACACAGGCAACGAAGTTCGATTTGTCACTATTCGCCGTTTAGACTATGGGGAAACCATCGATAGCTTTACACAAAAGTTATTCACCAAATGGTTCCCAACTCCAGAAACGCAAGCAAATCAAACCTTACTGGTGATTGATACGCTCACTAACAACACAGCCATCCGTACTGGTGACAAAGTTAAGACTTTGTTATCAAATGATACGGCTCAAAGTGTGGTGACAGAAACCGTGCCAGCACCGCTGCGCGAAGGTGAAAAATATAACCAAGCCCTCTTAGATGCAAGCGATCGCCTAGTTGCTGTTTTGTCTGGCAAAGAAGATCCAGGTCCCCCCCAAGTTGCTCAAACAGTAAGTGTTGCAGGAACATTCAAAGCTAAAGACGAAACCGATACAGGTAATGCAACAATCTGGGTTGTTGGTTTATTAATTGCTGCAACAGTTATTCCTATGGCAACTTACTACTTATATGTCCGGTAGTTAGCAATGAGCGCGGGCTAATCCTGAATATATTCTTGCCCAGATACTAAAGCATTCTCAGCCCGCACAAACTCGCGACCAAGATAAGCCGCATGGTCTAACCGAGTCACTGGACAAGGCTGAGTTTGCTCTAAAATTTTGACACAAAGCTCTTTTGCGGTTCTACCAGAGTAAACTGTCGTGTGAGTTCGTTCGACTTTACCGCGTGCGGGAATCACTTTTCCTGTTTCTGGGTCAACCGCTAAACCGCGATCGTCGATAACGTTCGTAAAATGTTTAGCACAAATTAATTGAGCTTCGCGGTCAAGATAAATAATAAAGTATCCTGATGGGTCAAGGTCAATGTGACGCTGCGAAAGTTTGTTGTCGATTGCTGCTAAAGATTCAATCGTTTGATTCATCGTTTGTTAACTGCTTTACCAATTTTTTACCCTATAACCAGTGTAATTCTTCTCTCTTTTTCTGTTACGACTGACGCAGTCTTAGCGTTTTCATCAGAAATATTCATCACAGCTTGGTAAGGGGTTTGTACGCGAGACAAGTTAGAGTTGGCGATCGCTTAGTGATTGCTTCAATTCCTCTACAAACGCCGCGTGTACTGATGAGTGCAATCCCTCCTGCACCACCGCCAGCACTCTTGCCATATCGCTAGCCAGCAACGATTCAACCGCCAACCATAGTCCTGGAAATACCTTACTTTGAATGATGCCAGTTGCATCTGGTTGCTGTAAGATATACTCTCCATCCTGTAGCACGAACCAATCTATTTTTTGGTCTAGCACTTGCCAAACAATATATTCTTGAACGCCATTGCGGCGATAAACAGTTTTCTTATCATATAAATCATAAGCTGCACTACTAGCAGCAACTTCGGCAATGAGTTCGGGTGCGCCTTCGATATAGCCATCGTTGCTTAAGCGCGATTGCCCCCCTGCGGCTGCGTCAATCAAAAGCACAGCATCAGGTTGAGGTTCATTATCTAAATCAAGCCGCACTGTGGGATTATCCCCCATCATTACCCCAGGGGTAAAAGCTTCATAAATTCCTAGCCAGGTGATGAGGTGCCCGTGAGGTCTAGCATGAGGTTCAAATCTTAGCGGCGATGGCAAGTAAACAACTCCTTCAATCAGTTCAGCTTTTTTCAAGTGTGGCATGGCATGATAGCGCCGCTCAAATTCGTACCGAGTGAGGCGATCGCCACTTTCAAGCGGTGGCAGGTTCTGTGTAGAACTTGATTGAAGGTAGGATAATTTTTTTACCATCATCACATCCTCAGCACTGCTGGATACCGTTTACTGTAGCAAATTTCAGTTTGAGAGCTACCGCGTTTTCTATCGTTAAGTATTGCAATAAATCACAATTCTCCAGTTTTTTATGAGATCCTCCACACCAGGCTCTAGATACCGTAAAAACACTTTAATAGCAGTAAAAAATTAAATACATACTATTGTATAAACCAAATTTTGCAGCCATTAAGGTTTCAATCAAGTTTCCACTCATGCATCAACTACAAAACGTAGCGTTATTCGTTGGGGTAGCAGCTACAGTTACTATGACTGCTTTTGAACATTCAAACACCATGCAATTAGTGAAATACTCTTCATCAGGGAGAACCAATATTGAAATTATGGATTGGTTGCATCTTGGAGTGCCTGCTTCACGTCATCGGGAATGAATACAGAGTACATTCCGCGCAGATCGCCCACATCAAAGTTGTAGGCTAAATCTTGAGGATAGTTGTCTTTGACAAACTGAGGACGACTCTCTTTCAATCCATGACAGGCTAAACAGCTTGCTTCCACATCAATGCGGCGGTAATAGCGAGTTCCCAGTTGCCCATCTATCGTTTCTCGATCCCAAAATCCAACGAGATCGGGTTCGCGTTCAAATTTTGCTAATGCAATCTGAGCGTGTAAGTTATCAGGAGCATGGGCGGGGTTGCGATATTTCTTTGCAATCTGCTTTACCTGCCAACCATTCTCATGACTTAGTTGCATCGCCCGCATTCCCACCGGACGACAGACTTCCTTCATGGTTTGCATCGTTGGTTCTTCTATACGCCCTTCCAGAGAAGCGGCTAACCCAGAGCGCATTGCATCCAGATTTTCAATTTCCTGAACCGCGCGGGATAATTCACTCGGATTCGGAATATTGGGAGCGGCTAGCGCCATTGCAGGTTTCCAACTGAACAGCAACACACTGAAACTGAGCGTAAGAACCAGCTTGAGAATATGGCTAATCGCACGCTGATGAAAGTTTTGTATCACTTCCTGAATCGGCTTTAACATGAGGTTCTCCTGATTCATTGCAAGCAGTTTTTGTACAACGCCAACAGCTGAGAATTTGCGGATCGATCGCGCGATAGTAGTGGTAGTAGCTCCTTTGCTCGCAGGCGATCGCCCCAATTTCGCGCAGTACTCGCAAGTGTTTGGAAACATTGGACTGTTTGTAGCCTGTGCGATCGCAAATGTCTTGGACGCTCAATTCTTGTTCTCCCAGCACTGCCAGAATGCGCAGACGAGTCGGATCAGACATCACCCGAAACCGATCCGCCATTTGTTCCAGTCGTTTTAGGTTCTTTGTCCAATCCATTGGAGTTTCCTCAATAAGGGATTTCATGCAGGCGATCGCTTGACGATGAGACAGAAGTCGGCTCTACCAGTGACAACCCAACGCCTCTCAGGGCAAGCCGCTCAAACCAGGGAACAGCCGCACCCAAGCGCATCTTGGTAAGAAAATATTGCTCAAACGCGGTTTTTGCCCACCCTACCCAAGCTCCTTGCAGCGCGATCGCCCGTCGCCGCTTGCCTGTTGCCGGATCGGGCAGCACTGGCTCACTCAGATTGTAGAGAGATTCATTGAATACCGAGGTGAGGACAACCCAGCTTTTTAATTTATTATATAGCTATACGGTAGTATAAAATTACCGTCAAACACTAACTTGATAAATAAATTAATACAACAAATTACATCATTACTTAAACATCAGTTTCAGGCAGGAACTGTGCACATTCCTGCCTGCAAACGTTTAACTCAAAGACAGTTAACCTAAAGCTGCTTCTTGCAAAAATACCAATCTACGCAGTCATACCCCTCAGACAAACGGGCGGTTGCTGCCTCAACGGTCTTGGGAGGGGGTACAATCACTGCCTCACCTGGTTGCCAACCTTCCGGCGTTGCAACTCCATTGCGATCGCTGGTTTGCAGTGCTTTCACCAGTCTGAGAAACTCAGGAATGGAGCGACCGTTGGTCATGGGATAGTACACCATTGCTCGCAAAATTCCCTTGTCATCAATGATGAAGGTTGCCCGAACCGCAGAGGTATCACTTGCTCCAGGCTGAATCATACCGTAGGCGTGAGCTACCTTCATCGACAGGTCTTCGATGATTGGAAAAGGAATCGACACTCCAAATTTTGCCTGAATATTTTGCACCCATGCCAGATGGGCATAGTTGCTATCGATCGACAAACCAATCAATTCACAGTTTAATGCCTTGAACTCCTCATAGTGCTTAGCAAATGCAATAAATTCTGTGGTGCAAACGGGCGTGAAGTCAGCAGGATGGGAAAACAGGATTAGCCATTTCCCCTCATAGTCAGATAGCTTTTTTACTCCATGCGTAGTGTTTGCCTCAAAGGCAGGCGCAGGTTCGTTAAGCCGAGGCATCGCCATTGGAGTCAACGTCGAAGCGGTTTCCATCGTCTGCATACAATATCTCCCAATTTAAATTTGTCATCTTTACTTCAAGTCAAAGCCAAGTATGACAGGCAGAAAATTTTTGTAAGTCAAAAGCATAACGAGTTTGACTTAACATCATTATATAGTAATACTACTAAATGATCAATTAACCTAAAAATGCTTAAAGTAGAGGTAGTTTTTAACCAAGTGCTGTTAAATCACTAAGCATTTATTAGTCTTCTATAGAACAAGCATGCTTATGAAGGGTTTATTTCTGCAAAATTGGCATAAAAAATTATTTGCCTGGGGCATGGCAAAAGCTAACAATGCTGACGATCGGGCAATCAAGCTACACGACTGTCAGGACTATGAGACAATGGCAGACTTGAAGCGATCGCTCCTTAGCCATCTGCAAGGCAACGTTTTAGAAATTGGACCCGGTGCAGGGGCAAATCTCTCCTATTACTCACCAGCTATTCACTGGATTGGGGTAGAACCTAACCCCTATATGCACCCTTACATTCATCAAGAAGCAGACCGTCATGGGCTTACAGCGATCGAGTTATACGGAGGACGGGCTGAGACATTACCCGTTGCAGACAACAGCATTGATACGGTAGTCAGCACCTATGTTCTTTGCTCGGTAACTGACATTGA
The genomic region above belongs to Chroococcidiopsis sp. TS-821 and contains:
- a CDS encoding extracellular solute-binding protein, with protein sequence MERRIFLLGAGTLALSQLLSGCHPQTGNLFEIEFLRGSIPAIVVDRFRQQVQSSQARFTPVAQLQELFEQLQTWHQQANTTQQPQSSPLPFRRRARPQNPSALITLGDYWLSTAIQQQLIQPLNITQLQNWNALPSRWQELVRRNNQGEPDPQGQIWAAPYRWGSTVILYNRDRFHSLNWTPNDWSDLWRPELRSRISIVDQSREVIGLTLKRLGQSYNAQNLEQIPNLEEELRALHQQVRLYSSNRYIEPLIIGDTWVAVGWSTDVLPIMRRYREIAVVVPQSGTALWADVWVNPTNAALPHLASQWIDFCWQPQIAQQISLRSHGTSPIPVELPPGSRQNLTRIEFTNAQLQRSEFLLPLSATAQQQYEALWQTIRA
- a CDS encoding phycobiliprotein lyase, with product MLSFLDFFTACSGKWTTERIYHSMPQGSIERSYTEYQVEPITLADKQRILTLSAQAGVKVEVQLATVQQEALPGFAISFNTRSETGETVSMSLQALFVPDMYISEESTVVKLPPPVAAQVATEPEGEVIQGFYLRDEGYSETGTAVGRFTYQPTRQTLEMTTYYRRSVAVDQMRMIAPNLRLRTIVTYQRPVNTDEIPTIIDLIGFGVEQRSA
- the cobT gene encoding nicotinate mononucleotide-dependent phosphoribosyltransferase CobT; translated protein: MIQVYTQEKQGNEWLQRYRGASAALVCVLGFTETGLIPGISAAGSTPHARRYTAIADAEFLYNGPQPRPQYPLPPLAAGASPVFISRAIVEALGLPIYLFNAGLPQLPSVPTIDLGGAAAQCLSRGCAMKLATVKHLWEQGILWGEQLARQPQDYVILGECVVGGTTTALAVLTGLGIAAAGKVNSSHPVCNHAQKWTLVKLGLQRAHLWDKIPLQDPLVLIAAVGDPMQIAVAGMAIALSRSQGVLLAGGTQMLAVYALMHALGKAFEIAWQPEAVVVGTTRWVAEDPTGNTVELAQLIGGVLLGTKLSFKNSRYPQLQVYEQGYVKEGVAAGGCCIAACLMQNWHQAQLLQTIEGLLERYSKAVGF
- a CDS encoding DUF2232 domain-containing protein, translated to MSDSVSRNEEYPSKHIETPVSHPLAVKSKSAAPLKMVETAFLASTASLIWFINYYLSLGPLLRIFFPVPIALVYLRWGARAAWMATTVSGLLLSVLLGPTRGILYIMPFALMGVLLGAVWHRRAPWIVSISLGALLGTIGFFFRFWVLSVLSGEDLWVYTITQVTRFTEWAFLRLGLLAQPSVLLIEAAAIALVFVQNIVYLFVVHLASWFLLDRLGNSIPRPPHWVQVLMDYEEDA
- a CDS encoding Crp/Fnr family transcriptional regulator, with amino-acid sequence MDDQHNAPTSVNPSIYLAPFFQGLPAPAVEKAIAHLVTRTHPANQVILLENDWGNSVYFILEGWVKIRTYNLDGKEVTLNILGKAEIFGEMAALDEVPRSTDAITLTPTTIGSMPAQDFITLVQTEPLAGIRLSQLMARRLRQVNRRLRLRESDSVSRVADTLLFLAEGQGIQDEAGIQIPNLPHRELSSLSGLARETVTRVLTKLEKKGLILRQQQVLSIPDFKALERLIM
- the surE gene encoding 5'/3'-nucleotidase SurE, with amino-acid sequence MTLVLTNDDGVDAPGIRALLKAVNGQGVIVAPKAHLSGCAHQVTTTQPIHIEKRSQAEYAIAGTPADCVRVAISHLFDDVKLVLSGINAGGNMGADTYISGTVAAVREAAFHRVPGIAISHYRKGKRNVDWDVAARWTANVLADLLQRPLASGTFWNVNLPHLEPGDPDPEVVFCEPCTQPLPLKYRVEGDHLFYAGEYALRDRTPGTDVDVCFSGRIAVTQLKL
- the psb32 gene encoding photosystem II repair protein Psb32, producing MKLLNSFFNRIKYLPRLVVLLVLMLLASTLWIAPVKATGVYQMPQVSAGDRTWVIDQAEVISRINEGKIGSALENLAKNTGNEVRFVTIRRLDYGETIDSFTQKLFTKWFPTPETQANQTLLVIDTLTNNTAIRTGDKVKTLLSNDTAQSVVTETVPAPLREGEKYNQALLDASDRLVAVLSGKEDPGPPQVAQTVSVAGTFKAKDETDTGNATIWVVGLLIAATVIPMATYYLYVR
- a CDS encoding DUF4346 domain-containing protein, with translation MNQTIESLAAIDNKLSQRHIDLDPSGYFIIYLDREAQLICAKHFTNVIDDRGLAVDPETGKVIPARGKVERTHTTVYSGRTAKELCVKILEQTQPCPVTRLDHAAYLGREFVRAENALVSGQEYIQD
- a CDS encoding Uma2 family endonuclease — encoded protein: MMVKKLSYLQSSSTQNLPPLESGDRLTRYEFERRYHAMPHLKKAELIEGVVYLPSPLRFEPHARPHGHLITWLGIYEAFTPGVMMGDNPTVRLDLDNEPQPDAVLLIDAAAGGQSRLSNDGYIEGAPELIAEVAASSAAYDLYDKKTVYRRNGVQEYIVWQVLDQKIDWFVLQDGEYILQQPDATGIIQSKVFPGLWLAVESLLASDMARVLAVVQEGLHSSVHAAFVEELKQSLSDRQL
- a CDS encoding DUF3365 domain-containing protein → MALAAPNIPNPSELSRAVQEIENLDAMRSGLAASLEGRIEEPTMQTMKEVCRPVGMRAMQLSHENGWQVKQIAKKYRNPAHAPDNLHAQIALAKFEREPDLVGFWDRETIDGQLGTRYYRRIDVEASCLACHGLKESRPQFVKDNYPQDLAYNFDVGDLRGMYSVFIPDDVKQALQDATNP
- a CDS encoding helix-turn-helix transcriptional regulator, translated to MDWTKNLKRLEQMADRFRVMSDPTRLRILAVLGEQELSVQDICDRTGYKQSNVSKHLRVLREIGAIACEQRSYYHYYRAIDPQILSCWRCTKTACNESGEPHVKADSGSDTKLSSACD
- a CDS encoding peroxiredoxin; this translates as MAMPRLNEPAPAFEANTTHGVKKLSDYEGKWLILFSHPADFTPVCTTEFIAFAKHYEEFKALNCELIGLSIDSNYAHLAWVQNIQAKFGVSIPFPIIEDLSMKVAHAYGMIQPGASDTSAVRATFIIDDKGILRAMVYYPMTNGRSIPEFLRLVKALQTSDRNGVATPEGWQPGEAVIVPPPKTVEAATARLSEGYDCVDWYFCKKQL
- a CDS encoding class I SAM-dependent methyltransferase, giving the protein MKGLFLQNWHKKLFAWGMAKANNADDRAIKLHDCQDYETMADLKRSLLSHLQGNVLEIGPGAGANLSYYSPAIHWIGVEPNPYMHPYIHQEADRHGLTAIELYGGRAETLPVADNSIDTVVSTYVLCSVTDIDAALKDIQRVLKPGGTFVFIEHVAAPENTCKRTVQDGVTPVWKTVFDHCHPNRETWLYLENAGFESIHYQSFRLSIPVVSPHIAGIATQKSDKTEIRLESC